Within Amedibacterium intestinale, the genomic segment TGGAGATACTGTTGTGACTTTATCCGCATATAAAATACCAGATTTCATAAAGCTGATGCCGCCATCATATCGTACATTTCCATTATCGTATAAACGATAATCAAGTCCTAAACAGCTATCCAGCATTTCTACACCAAAATTTCCCTGATAGGCAAGATTGTGAATTGTATATACATGACGAATATTGCGATAACGTTCATCAAAACTATGTCCTTCTTTGCACATAACAGGAATCATACCTGTATGCCAGTCATGACAATGCATGATTTCAGGGAAGTAATTCAACTGGTTTAACATTTCAATGACTGCTTTTTGAAAATATGCAAAGCGTTCTCCATCATCTGCATATCCATACATGTTATCTCTTTCAAAATAACCTCTATGTTCCACAAAATAAAATTTTACATCTTTGCGCATCGTTGACCAGATATTTACAGGTACTTCATGATAGTTAATAGAAACTGTATATTGTGCTTCCAGCTGCATTTCATCATGAAAATTCTGTGCAATCTTTAAATACATAGGAAGTACTACACGTACTTCATGTCCTTTTTTTACCAGTTCCTGTGGAAGAGAACCAATAACATCTGCCAGACCTCCACTCTTAATGAATGGAAGTCCTTCGGATGCGACCATTAATATTCTAGCCATTATATTTTATCATTCCTTTTCACGTACAGCGGATGTTCTGATACAGAACAAACTTCTTTTTTATTTACGATTCTTGCTCGTTTATCCACTACTACATTATTAATGTGTACATTTTCTCCGATAACAGCCCCTGGAAGAATGACACTGTTTTCAATAACAGCACCTTTCTTAACTTCAACACCACGTCCAATAACACTATTAATTACATTTCCTTCAATGGTACATCCATTGGAAATAATGCTATGTCTTACTACAATATCTTTGTAATACTGTGTTGGACAGGAATCATTGGTACGTGTGTAAAATGGCCAGTTATCATCAAACAAATCTTCTCCCTTATCATAATCCAAAAGCTCCATATTTCCTTTATAATAGCTTTGGAAATCATTGATGCAGGCAACAAAGCCACGATGTGCTACACCTCGAATATCCAATTCTGTACACATATCATTTACGATATCTCTAAACCAATATAAAGAACTTGTATTTGCAGCTTTTTTTACTAAAGATATAAACAGCTCTTTACTTAATACATAGGTTTCTAAGGAAATAGCACGAGCTTTGGCATTTCCTCTGTTTCTTTCCAATGATAACAATCCTTTTTGTTTATTAAGATTTACCACATCACAGTCGATAAATGCTTCCTTTGCATTATCTACATTTTGATACAGCATTGTAATATCTGCACCACTTTCCATATGGATATCTAATAATTTACTAAAATCCTGACGATATACCATATGACTTGGTGCCAGCACTACATATTTTTGACTAATATCTTCAATTGCATTTAGATTATACATCAATGCATTTACATCTGTGTTATAAAAATCTTTATCATCTAATGAAGCA encodes:
- the glgD gene encoding glucose-1-phosphate adenylyltransferase subunit GlgD produces the protein MCDAFGIVNFETANVNIKGLGDYRPVSAFSFLGRYRLVDFPISNMSNSGINHIKVLVKSNPRSLVEHLGTGRHYNINSKRGKLHILPAASLDDKDFYNTDVNALMYNLNAIEDISQKYVVLAPSHMVYRQDFSKLLDIHMESGADITMLYQNVDNAKEAFIDCDVVNLNKQKGLLSLERNRGNAKARAISLETYVLSKELFISLVKKAANTSSLYWFRDIVNDMCTELDIRGVAHRGFVACINDFQSYYKGNMELLDYDKGEDLFDDNWPFYTRTNDSCPTQYYKDIVVRHSIISNGCTIEGNVINSVIGRGVEVKKGAVIENSVILPGAVIGENVHINNVVVDKRARIVNKKEVCSVSEHPLYVKRNDKI